The proteins below come from a single Aegilops tauschii subsp. strangulata cultivar AL8/78 chromosome 6, Aet v6.0, whole genome shotgun sequence genomic window:
- the LOC109758914 gene encoding uncharacterized protein, with translation MLESIGQFGKDLRGPSPYEMSGPFLQKRKQKVLDGFKNHKESWELTGCTVMTDAWTNKKGRGVMNLVVHSAHGVCFIDSVDCSGDRKDGKYIFDLVDKCIEEIGEENVVQVVTDNASVNVSAVSMLTAKRPSIFWNGCAAHCLDLMLEDLGKLGPVAKTISSAREVTSFLYAHTRVLDLMRKFLGKDLVRSGVTRFATAYLNLKSLLDNKKELTRLFGSDEMNELGSYLTKAKGKKALKVVRSEVFWKHVDMAVNFFEPMANVLRRMDSDVPAMGFFHGLMLDAKKHIAVRFDNDESKYKVAWDIIDKRWDSKLKTPLHLAGYYLNPHYYYPNKSEIEHDGSFRAAVITCICKMIEDEETQDTLIEELNMYQDQQGSFGHEIAIRQRRNKNFNPACERNWSAFEEVHTKKRNRLLHDRMRDLVFVKFNSKLRNKRENKNRDPIEKEVDDVLADYENEFIIGKEPPAEADEEQEKAHEDASEEAPNRASSSQGQAKRKRSSRPRKKIKTVSLQSLMAMRVETMPQAASSSESESDKSPSDSGEE, from the exons ATGCTTGAGTCCATCGGACAGTTTGGCAAGGACTTGAGAGGGCCTAGTCCATATGAGATGAGTGGACCATTTTTGCAGAAGAGGAAACAGAAGGTGCTGGATGGATTCAAGAATCATAAGGAATCATGGGAGCTCACAGGTTGCACGGTTATGACTGATGCATGGACAAATAAGAAGGGCAGGGGAGTTATGAATTTAGTTGTGCACAGTGCTCATGGTGTTTGCTTCATTGATTCGGTGGACTGCTCCGGTGACAGAAAAGATGGCAAATACATATTTGACTTGGTGGACAAATGCATAGAAGAAATAGGTGAAGAAAATGTTGTGCAAGTGGTGACAGATAATGCTAGTGTGAATGTATCAGCAGTTAGTATGCTAACAGCAAAGAGACCATCCATATTTTGGAATGGATGTGCTGCTCACTGCCTAGATCTCATGCTAGAGGATCTTGGGAAGCTTGGACCAGTTGCAAAAACTATTTCAAGTGCAAGAGAAGTGACTAGCTTCTTGTATGCTCACACAAGGGTATTGGATTTGATGAGGAAATTTCTTGGGAAGGACTTGGTTCGCTCTGGTGTTACTCGGTTTGCCACTGCTTACTTAAATCTGAAAAGTTTGCTAGACAACAAGAAGGAGTTGACAAGGCTCTTCGGATCAGATGAGATGAATGAACTAGGTTCATACTTGACAAAGGCAAAGGGGAAAAAAGCACTCAAAGTGGTGCGATCTGAAGTTTTTTGGAAACATGTTGACATGGCTGTTAATTTCTTCGAGCCAATGGCTAATGTGCTTCGCAGAATGGACAGTGATGTTCCTGCAATGGGATTCTTCCATGGATTAATGCTTGATGCAAAGAAACATATTGCTGTGAGGTTTGATAATGATGAGAGCAAGTACAAAGTTGCTTGGGACATCATTGATAAAAGGTGGGACAGCAAGCTCAAGACTCCTCTCCACTTGGCTGGCTACTATTTGAATCCTCACTATTATTACCCAAACAAGTCAGAGATTGAGCATGATGGATCATTTAGAGCTGCTGTTATTACATGCATTTGCAAGATGATTGAGGACGAAGAAACCCAAGACACTCTAATTGAAGAACTCAACATGTATCAAGACCAGCAAGGATCTTTCGGCCATGAGATTGCTATAAGGCAAAGGAGAAACAAGAATTTTAATCCAG CTTGTGAGAGGAACTGGTCAGCTTTCGAAGAG GTTCATACAAAGAAGCGCAATAGGCTGCTGCATGATAGGATGAGGGATCTTGTGTTTGTGAAATTCAACTCTAAACTAAGGAACAAGAGAGAGAACAAAAACAGAGATCCCATAGAGAAAGAAGTAGATGATGTTCTTGCTGATTATGAAAATGAGTTCATCATTGGGAAAGAACCACCTGCAGAAGCTGATGAAGAACAAGAGAAAGCTCATGAAGATGCATCGGAAGAGGCACCAAACAGGGCATCATCATCACAGGGACAAGCCAAAAGGAAGAGGAGTTCTCGGCCTAGGAAGAAAATCAAGACCGTGAGCCTGCAGTCCTTGATGGCTATGCGTGTTGAAACAATGCCGCAAGCTGCTTCTTCTTCTGAATCGGAGTCTGATAAGTCTCCTTCAGATTCTGGAGAAGAATAG